One Paraglaciecola mesophila genomic region harbors:
- a CDS encoding efflux RND transporter periplasmic adaptor subunit: MKISPAPILVTVVAVVCIGLAVMYNGKKMAESANAPRPAALKASAPNVSVVVATPGQYQATVSGHGEARAHWALTLKAQVQGEVVDMNPLFATGNRVEKGTVLATLDGTQYTQAVANAKSTLADAQLTLQEEKDLATQAKREWQRSGFTQAPSSPLVYRTLQLAAAQASADNALSALKTAQRDESNTHISAVFDGVILSRDIDLGSYVNTGDTIATLNSSDKVEIAVPLSLAQWQYLGEDVSTPVTLQDVTTGTRWTGYIARFENHLDGNSRQRNVIVALDQPFEQKTPLLPGTFLSVEISGKSLNDVMKLPASAVSQEGKIWFVNAQNTLVSATAEKRFERGDYVYINPIDDRTELKVVVRPLVSYLAGMLVNPVVEEASASGQQPFANAEELVQ, translated from the coding sequence ATGAAAATTTCACCCGCCCCAATTCTTGTGACTGTTGTTGCTGTTGTGTGCATCGGTTTAGCCGTAATGTACAACGGGAAAAAAATGGCTGAAAGTGCCAATGCACCTCGCCCCGCTGCGCTAAAAGCCAGCGCACCAAATGTATCAGTGGTGGTCGCCACACCGGGCCAATATCAAGCCACTGTTTCTGGACATGGTGAAGCACGAGCCCATTGGGCCCTAACGCTAAAGGCCCAAGTGCAAGGTGAGGTTGTGGATATGAACCCGCTTTTTGCCACCGGTAATAGGGTCGAAAAAGGCACTGTGTTAGCTACATTAGACGGCACGCAATATACCCAAGCGGTGGCAAACGCCAAATCCACCCTGGCAGATGCTCAGTTGACCCTACAAGAAGAAAAAGACTTAGCGACCCAAGCCAAACGAGAGTGGCAACGTTCAGGCTTTACCCAAGCACCCAGTTCACCCTTGGTGTATCGCACCTTACAATTGGCGGCGGCACAAGCGAGTGCTGATAATGCCTTGTCTGCGTTAAAAACAGCCCAGCGAGACGAAAGCAATACGCACATTTCAGCTGTGTTTGACGGGGTGATTTTAAGCCGTGATATTGATTTGGGCAGTTATGTCAACACTGGGGATACTATCGCGACACTAAACAGCTCAGATAAAGTTGAAATTGCCGTGCCCTTATCGTTAGCCCAATGGCAGTACCTTGGCGAAGATGTTTCAACGCCTGTGACATTGCAAGATGTCACCACTGGCACCCGCTGGACTGGTTATATTGCGCGCTTTGAAAATCACTTAGACGGGAACTCTCGACAACGCAATGTCATTGTCGCATTGGACCAGCCATTTGAGCAAAAAACGCCTTTGTTGCCAGGCACGTTTCTGTCAGTGGAAATTAGCGGAAAATCACTGAATGATGTGATGAAGTTGCCCGCATCCGCTGTCTCTCAAGAGGGTAAAATTTGGTTTGTAAATGCCCAAAATACGCTTGTCAGCGCAACGGCCGAAAAACGCTTTGAGCGGGGCGACTATGTTTACATTAACCCTATAGATGATCGCACCGAGCTGAAAGTGGTTGTTCGCCCCTTAGTCAGTTATTTAGCGGGCATGTTGGTGAACCCTGTGGTTGAAGAAGCTTCAGCATCGGGACAACAACCTTTCGCTAACGCTGAGGAGCTAGTACAATGA
- a CDS encoding efflux RND transporter permease subunit: MSQQQPSYTAGSNNPLQGTIAWFANNSVAANLLLVSMIVLGIMSLSTLRKEAFPSLEPDTISVSVVYDSGDALQAEEGIALKIEEALETVPGIKRITSTSDASGSHVSIEKKTDYSLDALLTDVKNQVDAINNFPVDAEQPVIDKARRQDHALTIELYGDTDRHTLQSLGETLKADLLAQSGISDVEQSGVLDPMMSIEIDEGKLQAYGLTISDVSDVINQESSSPLSTSLRDSSKIIRLKAADQAYWLQDFANIVLLTTSTGSQLTLGDVARVTDSFAEDANSLGRYNQQNAVAIEILMDDNSDITAIVEQAHSVIDSWHERGLLPQNVELTSWYDQSTLITERLSLLTTNAVSGIIMVFIILAIFLNVRVALWVAGGLPFVFFGTMYFMTDTYAGLTINEMTTFGFIMALGIVVDDAVVIGESIYTTRRQQGDTLNNTILGTMKVAVPTIFGVLTTVAAFVALSNVSGPLGQIYAQFATVVTICLLLSVVESKLILPSHLAHIDTKRQVKSGFSGVWSKVQHGADYGLNWFSDNVYRKVIEHSLRFRYAVVAGFMAFLILVVGMPMTGAVKVGFFPSIPGDTVNADLVMQNDAAFGQTNSNLFMLERTALEAEKNLLAKFDAEQSEISSIQVVSSSDTSGSVTVELDKNGSYTSSEFAEEWRRLSGTPEGSKKLQILATRRMVDNFKVELKAWDDETVMAAGALFKERLLNTAGVNGIDDNLNPGQPQLKFTLNAQGRALGMDTASLSQQVLQAFGGAIVQRYQRDKDEVKVRVRYPESARKTQADVMQSRIRLPDGTVVPLVNVATISSEYQQDEITRIDGLRAIYLSAQVDKNIIASNVLVDNLRRDLVPELTAQFPNLSVYFAGEAEQQSETTGSMSTMFLAAMLVIYVLLAIPLKSYIQPVLIMVAIPFGIVGAILGHWWNDLTISILSLNGILALSGVVVNDSLLLVSRFNELIKDEDMSVHDAIVESCTSRLRAVLLTSITTYAGLVPLLNETSVQAQFLIPAAASLGYGILFATVITLILIPALLMIQIDAKRGIAKLLGLLGLKAKNAQHLAQP; this comes from the coding sequence ATGAGCCAGCAGCAACCTTCCTATACAGCCGGCAGCAACAACCCGCTTCAAGGCACTATTGCTTGGTTTGCAAACAACTCAGTGGCGGCTAATTTACTGCTGGTCAGTATGATTGTGTTGGGCATCATGTCACTTTCAACACTGCGCAAAGAAGCATTTCCTAGCCTTGAGCCAGACACTATCTCTGTTTCCGTGGTGTACGACAGCGGTGACGCGCTGCAAGCCGAAGAAGGCATTGCGCTGAAAATTGAAGAAGCGCTGGAAACGGTGCCCGGTATTAAGCGCATTACATCCACATCGGACGCTTCAGGCAGTCACGTTAGTATTGAGAAAAAAACCGATTATTCTCTCGACGCTCTGTTAACGGATGTTAAAAATCAGGTAGATGCGATCAATAACTTCCCTGTGGATGCTGAACAGCCCGTTATTGATAAAGCAAGACGCCAAGATCACGCGTTAACCATAGAGCTATACGGTGATACCGACCGACATACCTTACAATCGCTGGGGGAAACACTCAAAGCTGATTTACTTGCTCAATCGGGGATCAGCGACGTCGAGCAATCAGGGGTACTTGACCCCATGATGTCGATAGAAATCGATGAAGGTAAGTTGCAGGCTTATGGCTTAACCATCAGTGATGTCAGTGATGTGATCAATCAGGAGTCATCAAGTCCACTGTCGACGAGCTTGCGCGATAGCAGCAAAATTATTCGTTTGAAAGCAGCAGATCAAGCTTATTGGCTGCAAGATTTTGCCAATATCGTGTTGTTAACCACATCAACGGGGAGCCAGCTCACCCTAGGGGACGTGGCTAGGGTCACCGACAGCTTTGCAGAAGATGCTAACTCCCTAGGTCGATACAACCAACAAAATGCCGTAGCCATCGAAATATTAATGGATGACAACAGTGATATCACCGCCATAGTTGAACAAGCACATAGCGTGATTGATAGCTGGCATGAACGGGGATTACTGCCGCAAAACGTTGAGTTAACAAGTTGGTATGATCAAAGTACTTTGATCACCGAGCGGTTGTCGTTGCTGACGACCAATGCGGTTTCGGGGATCATAATGGTGTTTATTATTTTGGCCATATTCCTCAATGTGCGGGTCGCATTGTGGGTTGCCGGTGGCCTACCGTTTGTGTTTTTCGGCACCATGTACTTTATGACCGACACCTATGCCGGGCTAACTATCAATGAAATGACCACCTTCGGCTTTATTATGGCTTTAGGGATAGTGGTTGATGACGCGGTGGTTATTGGTGAAAGTATTTATACCACCCGCAGGCAGCAGGGAGACACATTAAACAATACTATTTTAGGTACCATGAAAGTAGCAGTACCAACGATTTTTGGCGTGCTGACGACTGTGGCAGCCTTTGTGGCGTTATCCAATGTATCTGGGCCGTTAGGGCAAATTTACGCCCAGTTTGCCACTGTGGTTACCATTTGTTTGTTGCTATCAGTGGTGGAGTCGAAACTCATTTTACCTTCGCATTTGGCGCATATTGATACAAAGCGCCAAGTCAAATCAGGCTTCAGTGGTGTATGGTCAAAAGTGCAACACGGAGCAGATTACGGCTTAAACTGGTTTAGCGATAACGTTTATCGCAAGGTTATTGAGCACTCGCTGCGCTTTCGTTATGCGGTCGTGGCAGGATTTATGGCCTTTTTGATCTTAGTGGTTGGCATGCCAATGACTGGTGCTGTCAAAGTAGGCTTTTTTCCGAGTATTCCTGGCGACACCGTCAACGCTGATTTAGTTATGCAAAATGATGCAGCGTTTGGCCAAACAAACAGCAATTTATTTATGCTCGAACGTACGGCTTTAGAAGCTGAGAAGAATTTATTGGCTAAATTTGATGCCGAGCAAAGTGAAATTAGTAGTATACAAGTTGTTAGTAGTAGCGATACCAGTGGCAGTGTCACCGTTGAGCTAGACAAAAACGGGTCATATACATCGAGTGAGTTTGCAGAAGAATGGCGACGCTTGTCCGGTACGCCTGAGGGCAGTAAAAAACTGCAAATCTTAGCTACCCGAAGAATGGTCGATAACTTTAAGGTTGAGCTTAAAGCGTGGGATGATGAAACCGTGATGGCAGCAGGTGCTTTGTTTAAAGAGCGCTTGTTGAATACCGCAGGGGTAAACGGCATTGATGACAACCTCAACCCAGGCCAGCCCCAGCTCAAGTTTACCTTAAACGCCCAAGGTCGGGCCCTAGGTATGGACACCGCCAGTTTGTCGCAGCAAGTATTGCAAGCCTTCGGGGGAGCAATCGTGCAACGCTACCAGCGTGACAAAGACGAAGTGAAGGTGAGAGTGCGCTATCCTGAAAGTGCGCGAAAAACCCAAGCTGATGTTATGCAATCGCGCATTCGTTTACCTGATGGCACCGTTGTTCCTTTAGTCAATGTAGCAACGATAAGCAGTGAATATCAGCAAGACGAAATTACTCGCATCGATGGTTTACGGGCAATTTATTTAAGTGCTCAAGTAGATAAAAACATAATTGCATCGAATGTTCTGGTGGATAACCTGCGCCGTGATTTAGTGCCAGAACTTACAGCACAATTTCCGAATTTAAGTGTCTATTTTGCTGGTGAAGCAGAACAACAAAGCGAAACAACTGGCTCAATGAGCACCATGTTTCTTGCCGCGATGTTGGTCATTTACGTGCTGCTGGCGATCCCTCTTAAATCCTATATTCAACCCGTGTTAATCATGGTTGCCATTCCTTTTGGTATCGTTGGTGCGATTCTTGGCCACTGGTGGAATGACTTGACCATTAGCATTTTATCGTTAAACGGTATCCTTGCCCTAAGTGGGGTCGTGGTAAATGACAGCTTGCTATTGGTATCGCGCTTTAATGAATTGATAAAAGATGAAGACATGAGCGTGCATGACGCAATTGTAGAATCGTGTACCAGTCGTTTACGTGCGGTTTTACTGACCTCAATTACCACATACGCAGGCTTAGTTCCTTTGTTGAATGAAACCTCTGTGCAGGCACAGTTTTTAATTCCTGCGGCAGCGTCATTGGGCTACGGGATATTATTTGCTACTGTGATCACCTTGATTTTGATTCCCGCCTTATTGATGATTCAAATCGACGCGAAACGAGGCATTGCTAAGCTACTCGGCCTGTTAGGCCTAAAGGCAAAAAACGCACAGCATCTTGCGCAGCCATAG
- a CDS encoding WYL domain-containing protein produces the protein MLDTLSFAQKQRLAYIDFCLLFKGAIYRQDLIKRFEVGLSASSKDFSLYKTLAPKNLHYHTVEKRYVQTEQFQPVFEHDAQRTLVKLANDISDGFDGIGDVDYPVESPSNLNVPNIFIVARLVQAILLNKAVSVIYTSLSSGSGARELVPHSIVDNGLRWHVRAFDRKSQSFRDFVLTRVSKVTLKEAGEEHEQADADEAWQRLIPLQLVPHPKNVKHATAIEMDYGMENSQLLIKVRAAMAGYLLRRWNVDCTERGVLEGAEYQLWLQNRFTLNKVDNLAIAPGYLN, from the coding sequence ATGCTTGATACACTCAGTTTTGCTCAAAAACAACGGCTTGCTTACATTGATTTTTGTTTGTTATTTAAAGGCGCAATTTATCGTCAAGATCTTATCAAGCGCTTTGAAGTCGGGCTGTCTGCTAGCTCAAAAGATTTTAGTTTGTACAAAACCTTAGCCCCGAAGAATCTGCATTATCACACCGTTGAAAAGCGTTATGTGCAAACAGAACAGTTTCAACCTGTATTTGAGCACGACGCTCAACGTACCTTAGTAAAATTAGCCAATGATATTTCTGATGGCTTCGATGGTATTGGCGATGTGGATTACCCAGTGGAGTCGCCGTCAAACTTAAACGTACCGAATATTTTTATTGTTGCCCGATTGGTACAAGCTATTTTGCTTAATAAAGCAGTGAGTGTGATTTATACGTCGCTCTCAAGTGGCTCTGGGGCCAGAGAGCTTGTGCCACATTCGATTGTGGACAATGGTTTACGTTGGCATGTGCGTGCTTTTGATCGCAAAAGCCAGAGTTTTCGAGACTTTGTATTGACCCGGGTGAGCAAGGTAACCCTAAAAGAAGCAGGAGAAGAGCACGAACAAGCGGACGCTGATGAAGCATGGCAGCGACTTATTCCCTTGCAGCTCGTGCCTCACCCAAAAAATGTCAAGCATGCGACAGCGATTGAAATGGATTACGGCATGGAAAACAGCCAACTGTTAATCAAGGTGCGAGCAGCAATGGCAGGGTATCTGCTCAGGCGTTGGAACGTGGACTGCACTGAACGCGGCGTGCTTGAAGGGGCTGAGTATCAGCTATGGTTGCAGAATCGTTTTACCTTGAACAAAGTGGATAATTTGGCGATAGCACCGGGATATTTGAACTAA
- the trhA gene encoding PAQR family membrane homeostasis protein TrhA, which translates to MQQQVPPTIHLKPYTIVEEWLNAISHGIGCVASIVGLVFLLSRAADTLAQVASIIYGASMIAMFLSSTLYHAFSNPKVKAVLKIIDHSAIYLLIAGTYTPFMLLAVGGWVGVIGISLIWALAVIGVGFKCLASGRFPKISVATYLLMGWLAVFFIYPLYMSLPSEGLWLLIAGGLCYSVGVLFYVAKTIRYTHPIWHVFVTAGCICHFFSIYYYVV; encoded by the coding sequence ATGCAGCAACAGGTTCCCCCCACTATTCATCTAAAACCCTACACAATCGTAGAAGAGTGGCTCAATGCCATTAGTCATGGCATTGGGTGTGTTGCGTCTATCGTCGGTTTGGTGTTTTTGCTTTCACGAGCAGCGGATACCCTAGCCCAAGTGGCATCGATTATTTACGGCGCATCAATGATAGCCATGTTTCTGTCTTCCACGCTTTACCACGCGTTTTCAAACCCCAAAGTAAAAGCGGTGCTTAAAATTATCGATCACAGTGCTATCTACTTATTGATCGCAGGTACTTATACCCCTTTTATGTTACTAGCCGTTGGTGGCTGGGTAGGGGTAATCGGTATTTCGCTTATTTGGGCTTTAGCGGTGATTGGGGTGGGTTTTAAATGCTTGGCGTCGGGGCGCTTTCCAAAAATATCAGTGGCTACCTACTTGCTAATGGGCTGGCTGGCAGTGTTCTTTATTTATCCTTTGTATATGTCGCTGCCTAGTGAAGGGCTCTGGCTGTTGATTGCTGGTGGTTTATGTTACAGCGTTGGGGTGTTGTTTTATGTGGCGAAGACGATTCGCTATACCCACCCTATTTGGCATGTATTTGTGACCGCTGGGTGTATTTGCCACTTTTTCTCTATTTATTACTATGTGGTCTAG
- a CDS encoding XrtA/PEP-CTERM system-associated ATPase: MYENYYGLNSKPFQLTPDPSFFFASKWHKRAMSYLQYGLSQAEGFIVITGDIGTGKTTIANSLLDAMEAGIVAAQIVTPKLTPDELVKMVASKFEIPVKGSTKSDILGDLELFLTQLHQQGKRALLLVDEAQNLPLETIEELRMLSNYQKNGKPLLQSFLLGQEELQPILRAPNMEQFRQRIVASCHLSPLTEDECQAYIEYRMQHAGYEGNALFSSDAYSKIFVFTRGVPRKINTLMDRILLYGFLEELETFDETAVEAVVKEVADEMFLPDNKVADEDEAPVSGDAQPTTAANASNEAAPNVLKDVTYYKTMLTELTDALDDAISHKIKLTRYIDKLLKKKYKTYVRLKSDD; this comes from the coding sequence ATGTACGAAAATTATTATGGACTTAACTCTAAACCTTTTCAACTGACACCGGACCCGAGCTTTTTCTTTGCCAGTAAATGGCACAAGCGAGCCATGTCGTACCTGCAATACGGACTGTCTCAGGCTGAAGGGTTTATTGTTATTACAGGTGATATTGGCACGGGTAAAACTACCATTGCTAATAGTTTACTAGATGCCATGGAAGCCGGCATTGTTGCGGCGCAAATTGTTACTCCAAAACTTACCCCTGACGAGCTAGTGAAAATGGTCGCCAGTAAGTTTGAAATTCCAGTTAAAGGTAGTACTAAATCTGACATTCTAGGCGACTTAGAGCTATTTCTTACCCAGTTGCACCAACAAGGTAAACGCGCTTTACTGCTGGTGGATGAAGCGCAAAACTTACCGTTAGAAACCATCGAAGAATTGCGCATGCTGTCGAATTATCAAAAAAACGGCAAGCCATTATTACAAAGCTTTTTACTCGGGCAAGAAGAGCTACAACCCATTTTGCGTGCGCCGAATATGGAACAGTTTCGTCAGCGTATTGTGGCGTCTTGTCATTTATCGCCGTTAACAGAAGACGAATGCCAAGCGTATATCGAATATAGAATGCAGCATGCGGGTTATGAAGGAAACGCTCTTTTCTCCAGTGATGCTTACAGCAAAATTTTCGTTTTTACCCGAGGTGTTCCGCGTAAAATTAACACCTTGATGGACCGTATTTTACTGTACGGATTCCTTGAAGAGCTTGAAACCTTTGATGAAACCGCAGTTGAAGCTGTGGTCAAAGAAGTGGCCGACGAGATGTTTTTACCTGACAACAAAGTGGCAGATGAAGATGAAGCGCCAGTCTCAGGTGATGCACAACCGACTACAGCGGCGAATGCCAGTAACGAGGCCGCCCCTAATGTTTTAAAAGACGTAACCTATTACAAAACCATGCTAACTGAGCTAACAGACGCCCTTGACGATGCCATCAGTCATAAAATCAAATTGACTCGCTACATCGATAAACTGCTGAAGAAAAAATATAAAACCTATGTGCGCTTAAAATCCGACGATTAA